Proteins from one Bifidobacterium sp. ESL0732 genomic window:
- a CDS encoding excinuclease ABC subunit UvrA — MNAINGDKNVENRSGNDVKGSSVPQAIEVRGARVHNLQDIDVSIPLNELVGIAGVSGSGKSSLALGVLYAEGSRRYLDALSTYTRRRMTQAEKPQVDSVRFIPPALALRQRPGVGGMRSTFGTSTETLNVLRLMFSRLASHRCPNGHYQKPTLDVAAEIPIHCAVCGALVEPPSAEQMAFNSTGACPKCQGTGTIHEVNDAALVPDENLTIDEGAVVPWRTFGFNVQPDIVREFGVRTHVPFKDLTDKERDIVFNGPEEKKPITLTSIKGVHHIDFTFRNARLTVTKELDRASDEKRMAKVSKFLVERVCPDCGGSRLNAAARAPKIGKYNLAEVTSWPLRKILEWAKAVPDSLPQDMRQMADSLVETLEDMGRRLIQLGLGYLTLDRASSTLSTGERQRAQLSRAVRNETTGVLYVLDEPSTGLHPANIEGLIGVMRDLLASGNSVVFVDHDVHVLNAADYFIEMGPGAGSRGGRILAQGSPAEILRNPKSRIAGFLDGSQPVVVRKRLALPQVSKTGWISMQTEAIHTVHPLDVSIPRGRMTAVTGVSGSGKTTMVLESLIPALQAQENHTSLPSHVRSLDAAGITRVRLVDSTPIGINVRSTVATYTGIMDMLRKAFATTASAKKRKLKVSAFSYNTGSLRCPQCDGTGQISLDIQFLPDVTITCPTCEGRRYRPEVNDVRLATPTHPQGLTLPDVLDLEVDDALDVFALDDDSGSNSASVSSSSLHGSSDQKRLAAWSGASAVDESVSAADSGDMITSALLRRIHKALETLHDLGLGYLTLGEDTPNLSGGEAQRLKLSNELGKKQSTSLFVLDEPTTGLHPLDVRTLIDVLQRLIKGGATVVFIEHDLDMIANADYVIDMGPGGGEEGGTVVATGTPDEIAVNPASITGRYLAKHLASDKAEL; from the coding sequence ATGAACGCGATAAATGGGGACAAGAATGTGGAAAATCGCAGCGGGAACGATGTCAAGGGTTCTTCGGTTCCGCAGGCCATCGAGGTGCGGGGCGCCCGAGTCCACAACCTGCAGGATATCGACGTATCGATTCCATTGAACGAGCTCGTCGGCATCGCCGGGGTCTCCGGTTCCGGCAAATCGTCGCTCGCGCTGGGCGTGCTTTACGCGGAAGGTTCGCGTCGTTATCTGGACGCACTTTCGACATATACCCGTCGCCGGATGACGCAGGCGGAGAAGCCGCAGGTCGATTCGGTACGGTTCATTCCACCGGCTTTGGCGTTGCGACAACGCCCGGGCGTCGGTGGTATGCGTTCTACTTTTGGCACTTCTACCGAGACGTTAAATGTGCTGAGACTGATGTTTTCACGTCTGGCTTCGCACCGCTGCCCGAATGGTCATTATCAGAAACCGACACTCGATGTCGCCGCTGAGATTCCGATTCATTGCGCGGTTTGCGGTGCGCTTGTTGAACCTCCTAGCGCGGAGCAGATGGCGTTCAATTCCACCGGTGCGTGCCCGAAATGTCAAGGGACCGGAACCATCCACGAGGTCAACGACGCCGCCTTGGTTCCCGACGAAAACCTCACCATCGATGAGGGTGCAGTGGTGCCATGGCGTACCTTTGGGTTCAATGTTCAGCCCGATATCGTGCGCGAATTCGGTGTTCGTACCCATGTGCCGTTCAAAGACCTTACCGACAAAGAACGTGACATCGTCTTCAATGGGCCGGAGGAGAAAAAGCCCATCACGCTCACTTCAATCAAGGGTGTGCACCATATTGATTTTACGTTCCGCAACGCACGCCTGACCGTGACCAAGGAACTCGACCGCGCCAGCGATGAAAAGCGCATGGCCAAGGTCTCGAAGTTTCTGGTCGAGCGCGTCTGCCCGGATTGCGGTGGATCGCGGCTCAACGCTGCTGCGCGTGCCCCGAAAATCGGCAAATACAATCTGGCCGAAGTCACTTCCTGGCCGTTGCGCAAGATTCTAGAATGGGCCAAGGCGGTTCCGGATTCGTTGCCGCAGGATATGCGGCAGATGGCCGATAGCTTGGTAGAAACTTTGGAGGATATGGGTCGCAGGCTCATCCAGCTTGGATTGGGTTACTTAACGCTTGACCGCGCCAGCTCGACGCTTTCCACCGGCGAGCGGCAGCGCGCCCAGCTTTCGCGTGCGGTGCGCAACGAGACTACGGGTGTGCTCTATGTACTTGATGAGCCTTCTACCGGATTGCATCCGGCGAATATCGAGGGACTTATCGGCGTGATGCGCGACCTGCTGGCTTCCGGGAATTCCGTGGTGTTCGTCGACCATGACGTCCACGTGCTCAATGCCGCCGATTACTTTATCGAGATGGGCCCTGGCGCGGGTAGCCGAGGCGGAAGGATTCTCGCACAAGGTTCGCCGGCCGAAATATTGCGTAACCCGAAGTCGCGTATCGCCGGTTTCCTGGACGGCTCGCAACCAGTGGTGGTTCGTAAGCGTCTTGCTTTACCACAGGTTTCAAAAACCGGTTGGATTTCCATGCAGACTGAGGCCATCCATACTGTCCATCCGCTCGACGTTTCTATTCCGCGCGGACGGATGACCGCCGTTACCGGCGTTTCCGGTTCAGGCAAGACCACGATGGTCTTGGAATCGCTGATTCCCGCATTGCAGGCTCAGGAGAATCACACGTCGTTGCCGTCCCATGTCCGGTCTCTCGATGCTGCAGGCATCACGCGTGTGCGTTTGGTCGATTCCACTCCTATCGGGATCAATGTGCGCTCGACGGTCGCCACTTATACAGGCATCATGGACATGCTGCGCAAGGCCTTCGCAACGACCGCATCAGCCAAGAAACGTAAGCTCAAGGTCTCGGCATTTTCGTATAACACGGGTTCGTTACGTTGCCCGCAATGTGACGGTACCGGTCAGATCAGCCTCGATATCCAGTTCCTTCCTGATGTCACCATCACCTGCCCGACCTGCGAAGGTCGTCGGTATCGTCCCGAAGTCAACGATGTGCGGCTTGCAACGCCGACCCATCCGCAAGGGCTCACACTTCCCGATGTTCTGGATTTGGAAGTGGATGATGCTCTTGATGTATTCGCACTTGATGACGATTCCGGCTCGAATTCTGCTTCGGTTTCTAGTTCGTCTTTACATGGTTCCTCCGATCAAAAACGGCTGGCAGCTTGGTCTGGAGCCTCAGCTGTCGACGAATCGGTAAGTGCCGCTGATTCCGGCGATATGATCACCTCAGCTCTACTTAGGCGTATCCACAAGGCCCTCGAGACGCTTCACGACCTTGGTCTTGGCTACCTCACGTTAGGCGAGGACACCCCGAACCTCTCTGGCGGCGAGGCGCAGCGCCTCAAGCTTTCCAACGAACTCGGCAAAAAGCAGAGCACGTCGTTGTTCGTCCTCGACGAGCCAACGACCGGCCTGCACCCGCTTGACGTACGCACGTTGATCGACGTACTGCAACGGTTGATCAAAGGTGGGGCAACGGTTGTCTTCATCGAGCACGACCTCGACATGATCGCCAACGCCGACTACGTCATCGACATGGGCCCGGGCGGTGGTGAGGAAGGCGGCACGGTCGTTGCCACCGGCACACCTGACGAAATCGCTGTCAATCCGGCAAGCATCACCGGCCGTTACCTCGCCAAGCATCTGGCAAGTGATAAGGCAGAACTTTGA
- the msrA gene encoding peptide-methionine (S)-S-oxide reductase MsrA: MANTDNAKTQTAYFAGGCFWGVERYFQGVDGVTSTQVGYAQSNKANPTYEEVCSGATDAAETVRVDYDPSCVTLRTLTLLFLDVIDPFSVDRQGNDTGRQYRSAMLCLDEVQKAIYEKALQELATREGREPAVIVEPLRNFYPAETYHQDYLDKNPGGYCHIPVSKLLNVGKRQRYIERVWDLDPEQYAVTQEAATERPFTNKYDQNFEPGIYVDVVSGEPLFLSTDKFDAGCGWPSFSKPIDPSALTEHRDTKLPGRPRIEIRTADSQIHLGHVFDDGPQDRGGLRYCMNSASLRFVPRDQMEAQGYGKYVKLLDDAQ; encoded by the coding sequence ATGGCGAACACAGACAACGCAAAAACCCAGACCGCTTATTTCGCGGGCGGATGCTTCTGGGGCGTCGAACGATATTTCCAAGGCGTCGACGGCGTGACCAGCACGCAGGTCGGGTACGCGCAGTCGAATAAGGCGAACCCGACCTATGAAGAGGTCTGCAGCGGAGCGACGGATGCGGCGGAAACGGTGCGCGTCGACTATGACCCGTCTTGCGTGACCTTGCGGACGCTGACGCTGCTGTTCCTAGACGTCATCGATCCGTTCTCCGTGGACCGGCAGGGCAACGATACCGGACGGCAGTACCGCAGCGCGATGTTATGCCTCGACGAGGTGCAGAAAGCTATATACGAGAAGGCCTTGCAGGAGCTTGCCACCCGTGAAGGGCGCGAACCCGCGGTGATCGTCGAGCCGCTGCGCAACTTCTACCCCGCCGAAACCTACCATCAGGATTACCTCGATAAGAACCCGGGCGGATACTGCCATATCCCGGTCTCCAAACTTCTCAACGTCGGTAAGCGGCAGCGCTATATCGAGCGCGTCTGGGATCTCGACCCGGAGCAGTATGCGGTGACGCAGGAGGCCGCTACCGAGCGCCCGTTCACAAACAAATACGACCAGAATTTCGAGCCAGGCATTTACGTGGACGTCGTCAGCGGAGAGCCGCTGTTCCTTTCCACCGACAAGTTCGACGCGGGCTGCGGTTGGCCGTCATTCTCCAAGCCGATTGATCCGTCTGCCTTGACCGAGCACCGCGACACCAAGTTGCCCGGACGGCCGCGCATCGAGATTCGCACCGCCGACTCGCAGATTCACTTGGGACACGTCTTCGATGACGGGCCGCAGGACCGCGGTGGGCTGCGCTACTGCATGAACTCGGCCTCGCTGCGCTTCGTGCCGCGCGACCAGATGGAGGCGCAAGGGTACGGCAAGTATGTGAAGTTGCTTGACGACGCGCAGTGA
- a CDS encoding DEAD/DEAH box helicase: protein MNNPDSYNSTKSKSKQAEEAAESAAAYAKTGDQPERSFAELGVPGPLVSVLARDGKTVAFPIQADTLGDSLAGRDVLGRGETGSGKTLAFAIPLVARLTEQGQGEAAMRDFERMDRGDRKAQKRAMLPHPHGMILAPTRELVNQINEVVAPLAAAYDMQTATIYGGVKYSRQISELKAGAEIIVACPGRLEDLLRQGALSIEDVEVAVLDEADEMADMGFLPSVQRLLEQIDPNGQRMLFSATLDHGVDKVVKQFLHDPKIHEIAPADAQVDTMTHHVFEVSQGNKYEVIRELASGKGKRILFTRTKYQAKKMADKLVKEGIPAVDLQGNLSQNQRDRHLAAFTSGDANVLVATDVAARGIDVSDVAMVVQTEPPEDPKSFLHRSGRTARAGESGDVVTLVLPQQRRDARQMLHRAGIKAKSQQVVPGAPELEELVGEHAPLVEGWTLTVPVVNRRAGRTGRGGRNEGRGGRGGYGRKDRGGRRDRNNRHGDSGRSFNKRGRDDSFEDAGGRGGPNGGFSDSRDFSDSRSRGGRRDGHKNRNPRYDDGQGPIDGRSSRGHRDDRRSRDFYDDDYRKGSGKRHHSDFDDRGNRGGKGKNRRYEGDRSGARGGYEDSYGSRKSNRHSGYGKSGGRGRGRGEGYEGRSGSRGRDEGRFGNRGQHSRKADGFHRSHGKRNSTPFRRSR from the coding sequence ATGAATAATCCTGATTCTTATAACTCAACCAAATCCAAATCGAAACAGGCCGAAGAAGCGGCCGAAAGTGCTGCTGCCTATGCCAAAACCGGCGACCAACCTGAACGCAGTTTCGCCGAACTCGGTGTGCCTGGCCCGTTGGTAAGCGTGCTGGCTCGCGATGGCAAGACTGTCGCCTTCCCGATTCAGGCCGACACTCTTGGTGACTCTTTGGCTGGGCGTGATGTGCTTGGCCGTGGTGAGACCGGAAGCGGCAAAACGCTGGCATTCGCTATCCCGCTCGTTGCCCGTCTCACCGAACAAGGGCAAGGCGAAGCTGCGATGCGCGATTTCGAGCGCATGGACCGCGGCGATCGCAAGGCGCAGAAGCGTGCGATGCTGCCTCATCCGCACGGCATGATTCTTGCGCCCACGCGCGAGCTGGTCAACCAGATCAACGAGGTCGTGGCTCCACTCGCCGCCGCCTACGATATGCAGACCGCCACCATTTACGGCGGGGTCAAATACAGTCGCCAGATTTCCGAACTCAAGGCCGGTGCCGAAATCATCGTCGCCTGTCCCGGGCGTCTTGAGGACCTGCTGCGCCAAGGCGCGCTTTCCATTGAAGACGTTGAGGTTGCGGTGCTCGACGAAGCCGACGAAATGGCGGATATGGGTTTCCTTCCGTCTGTACAACGTCTACTTGAGCAGATCGATCCGAACGGCCAGCGCATGCTGTTCTCGGCGACGCTCGACCATGGTGTTGATAAGGTCGTGAAGCAGTTCCTGCATGACCCGAAGATTCACGAAATCGCACCTGCCGACGCGCAGGTCGATACCATGACCCATCACGTCTTCGAGGTTTCGCAGGGCAACAAATACGAGGTCATCCGTGAGCTTGCCAGCGGCAAGGGCAAGCGCATTCTTTTCACCCGCACCAAGTACCAGGCCAAGAAGATGGCCGACAAGCTGGTCAAAGAAGGCATTCCCGCCGTCGACTTGCAGGGCAACCTTTCGCAGAACCAGCGTGACCGGCATCTGGCCGCGTTCACTTCCGGGGATGCCAACGTGCTGGTGGCCACCGACGTGGCTGCGCGCGGCATCGACGTCAGCGATGTGGCGATGGTCGTGCAGACCGAACCGCCAGAGGATCCCAAGTCCTTCCTGCACCGTTCCGGGCGTACCGCGCGTGCCGGCGAATCCGGAGACGTGGTTACTTTGGTATTGCCCCAGCAGCGCCGTGACGCTCGTCAGATGTTGCATCGCGCCGGTATCAAAGCCAAAAGTCAGCAGGTCGTTCCGGGCGCTCCTGAACTCGAGGAACTGGTGGGGGAGCACGCCCCGCTGGTCGAAGGCTGGACGCTGACGGTGCCGGTGGTCAACCGCAGGGCCGGACGTACCGGTCGCGGCGGACGCAACGAGGGTCGCGGAGGTCGTGGCGGATACGGCCGTAAAGACCGCGGCGGACGTCGTGACCGTAATAATCGGCATGGCGATTCCGGTCGTTCGTTCAACAAGCGTGGCCGTGATGATTCGTTCGAAGACGCAGGCGGTCGTGGCGGCCCTAACGGTGGATTCAGCGATTCCCGGGACTTCAGCGATTCACGTTCCCGCGGTGGTCGCCGTGACGGGCATAAGAATCGCAACCCGCGCTACGATGACGGTCAAGGCCCGATTGACGGCCGTTCCTCACGCGGTCATCGTGATGATCGCCGTTCGCGCGATTTCTATGACGATGACTATCGCAAGGGCAGCGGCAAACGGCATCATTCCGATTTCGATGATCGCGGCAACCGTGGCGGCAAAGGCAAGAATCGTCGCTATGAAGGCGACCGTTCCGGCGCTCGCGGCGGCTACGAGGATTCCTACGGCTCACGCAAGTCGAACCGTCATAGCGGCTATGGCAAGTCAGGCGGGCGTGGACGCGGTCGTGGCGAAGGCTACGAAGGTCGTTCCGGCAGTCGTGGGCGCGACGAGGGCCGCTTCGGCAACCGCGGTCAGCACTCGCGCAAGGCCGACGGTTTTCACCGCTCGCACGGTAAACGTAACTCCACTCCGTTCCGCCGGTCTCGCTGA
- a CDS encoding DEAD/DEAH box helicase, translating to MDWHASVYGSRTGSSGGFGLGSGSVDDTFGGIADPDGGVTFGANEPAVPEKVLRQRGGKAFYRAYEVISSGRMHNLTCTPGEDGTLLAASVEPADEFADDYAVSARIDENHGEIIDSDCTCPAFGRFGAVCKHVIALIMQYNDTPQKFEELGNGVAASGSRGGAGLGARQRKIVRRTSRALRSFMQQEDSALEEQAKNRQLDLLKEVSSRASGDIGSGVALSRHMPIGSVVLRPMLENSGRDWYLRLHIAVPSKGISYVVKDVRALVETVQRREFVTYGKKLAFVHSRDSFGERSRSILAILGRAIEIRKSVSGDYEFYQSKAEAQEMRLSDDETAELLDLFVDADATLDYVPLHGNFASAIPVRVVDGDPDLGLEVVRAEDDDDRDDNSEQPHHKSTRQNDNKSSQKSGYVIRHSLNIQKFIIGRGSSFVVVGSPASNHAFGLDTPEIHRCSSAMTTNRNLLGVLCAGDERGDLYLSGDDIEEFSRTVLPALDPVPSDSGDGTGKNSSGGNSEDANNAGNADENSQSDNNSVSGGTNSDDLSQSDTGKTASDGAPQNAADGTSGTNSTVTDDLTPATSRGTSHHGIAVKLPPELIKMRRVPCHIETYLDRDRKGITCDVQARYGDERFHVFSGIGPNEPVARDRETERLAVEAVRQYFPMPDGPIARIAEDNDKAIYKLLNEGLPVLRGLGEVFSTPSFDGLTSSPHPVFKIGLSIKSGLVEISPIADEIDPSEVPALLNSYRKRRKFHRLRNGAFVNMADVDTSKLDEVSSDLGLKPVDLDSGTVSVPAYEAYYLDNEAEDEDKSDEFRSYLNDLRVIDPKTYKVPESLAHVLRPYQVEGFRWLNAVADKGFGGILADEMGLGKTVQMLSYLVSRRNEQRNIGPNLIVCPASLVYNWAAECAKFAPELKVQVLAGSKAARRATLKNTKAWYEGDKVGIETTSSSQNETDGWQSASSPQPIDDDETVKWVAPDVLITSYDLLRRDIDDYDGLECYCMTLDEAQYIKNHATKSARAVRTVNARHRFALTGTPIENRLSELWSIFDFLMPGMLGTYKHFRDRFEMPILSGDENAQRKLQAFVGPFILRRLKSQVLKDLPDKIENVITVQLEGEQRKLYAALEQQLRATLNKQRDIEYKTGKIQILAQLTRLRQACCDPRLLFSNVGSNVVKKDAHVWGMPSRETERADDESIDELSETADASANAIVGNDGSAGYNASDASKAGTSTKPRKVSSAKLDAIEELVSSCQDAGRKMLIFSQFTSFLDLIAERLRKNHVAYNVITGATPKRKRLELVDQFNADDTPVFLISLKAGNTGLNLTGACVVVHADPWWNAAAQEQATDRAHRIGQTQDVNVYQIVAKDTIEERILKMQQSKSDLAHRFVDNAGTGTSAGISNLTKDDLLQLLG from the coding sequence TTGGATTGGCATGCGTCGGTGTACGGGTCGAGAACCGGTAGCTCAGGGGGATTCGGGCTTGGTTCAGGTTCCGTCGACGATACATTCGGCGGGATCGCTGACCCTGACGGAGGCGTGACCTTCGGCGCCAACGAACCGGCTGTGCCCGAAAAGGTCCTGCGGCAACGCGGTGGCAAGGCTTTCTATCGCGCCTACGAGGTCATTTCCAGCGGACGCATGCACAATCTGACCTGCACCCCCGGCGAGGACGGTACATTGCTGGCCGCTTCAGTGGAGCCCGCCGACGAATTCGCGGACGATTACGCGGTGAGCGCTCGGATTGATGAGAACCATGGCGAAATCATCGATTCGGACTGCACCTGTCCGGCGTTTGGACGGTTTGGCGCCGTCTGCAAGCATGTCATTGCACTAATTATGCAATACAATGACACGCCGCAGAAGTTCGAAGAGTTGGGAAACGGGGTAGCTGCTTCGGGCTCGCGGGGTGGAGCGGGGCTCGGCGCTCGCCAACGCAAGATCGTCCGTCGCACGTCGCGTGCGTTGCGCTCGTTCATGCAGCAGGAGGATTCTGCGCTCGAGGAGCAGGCCAAGAATCGTCAGTTGGATCTGCTCAAGGAAGTCAGCAGCCGCGCTTCGGGCGATATTGGCAGCGGAGTGGCGCTGAGCCGTCACATGCCCATCGGTTCGGTCGTGCTGCGTCCGATGCTCGAAAATTCGGGGCGGGACTGGTATCTGCGCCTGCATATCGCGGTGCCGTCCAAAGGTATTTCCTACGTCGTCAAGGACGTTCGCGCGTTGGTCGAGACCGTACAACGCCGCGAATTCGTCACCTATGGCAAAAAGCTCGCGTTCGTGCATTCCCGCGATTCGTTCGGCGAACGTTCGCGCTCGATTTTGGCTATTCTCGGCCGCGCTATCGAGATTCGGAAAAGCGTTTCCGGTGATTACGAGTTCTATCAGAGCAAGGCAGAAGCTCAGGAAATGCGGCTTTCCGATGACGAAACGGCCGAGCTTTTGGATTTGTTCGTAGACGCGGATGCGACATTGGATTATGTGCCGCTTCATGGCAATTTTGCATCGGCAATCCCGGTCCGCGTGGTTGACGGTGATCCTGATTTAGGTCTTGAGGTTGTCCGTGCCGAGGATGATGACGACCGGGATGATAATTCAGAGCAACCGCACCATAAATCTACCCGACAAAATGATAATAAATCGTCGCAAAAATCCGGTTATGTTATCCGACATTCTTTGAATATCCAGAAATTCATTATCGGACGAGGCTCATCGTTTGTGGTCGTCGGATCGCCGGCTTCGAACCATGCGTTCGGTTTGGATACCCCTGAGATTCATCGCTGTTCCAGCGCAATGACCACGAACCGCAACCTGCTCGGGGTGCTTTGCGCCGGAGATGAACGCGGCGATCTGTACTTAAGCGGCGACGACATCGAAGAGTTTTCACGTACCGTGCTGCCTGCGCTCGACCCGGTTCCTTCGGATAGTGGCGATGGAACCGGCAAAAACAGTAGCGGTGGTAATTCTGAAGATGCGAACAATGCTGGTAACGCCGACGAGAATAGCCAATCCGACAATAATTCCGTATCCGGCGGAACTAATTCGGATGACCTATCACAAAGTGATACCGGTAAAACGGCTTCAGACGGAGCACCGCAGAACGCGGCAGACGGGACCTCTGGCACGAATTCCACGGTAACCGATGACCTCACGCCAGCGACATCGCGTGGCACTTCTCACCACGGCATCGCCGTCAAGCTGCCGCCTGAACTCATTAAGATGCGGCGCGTGCCCTGCCATATCGAGACGTATCTCGACCGCGATCGCAAGGGCATCACCTGCGACGTGCAGGCGCGCTATGGTGACGAGCGTTTCCATGTCTTCTCCGGCATCGGACCGAACGAACCGGTCGCCCGTGACCGCGAAACCGAGCGCTTGGCCGTGGAGGCTGTGCGGCAGTATTTCCCGATGCCCGATGGCCCGATAGCCCGCATCGCCGAGGACAACGACAAGGCGATCTACAAGCTGCTGAACGAAGGACTGCCCGTTTTGCGCGGGCTGGGCGAGGTGTTCTCCACGCCGAGTTTCGACGGGCTCACCTCCTCGCCGCACCCCGTGTTCAAGATTGGCCTGTCCATCAAATCCGGTCTGGTGGAGATCTCGCCGATCGCCGACGAGATCGACCCGTCCGAAGTGCCAGCGCTCCTGAACAGCTATCGCAAGCGTCGCAAGTTCCATCGCCTGCGTAATGGCGCCTTCGTCAATATGGCCGACGTCGACACCAGCAAGCTTGACGAGGTTAGCAGCGACCTGGGCTTGAAACCGGTTGATTTGGACTCCGGGACCGTTTCCGTGCCCGCCTACGAGGCCTATTACCTTGACAACGAAGCGGAGGACGAAGACAAAAGCGACGAATTCCGTAGCTATCTGAACGATTTGCGCGTCATCGATCCGAAGACCTACAAAGTGCCGGAGTCGCTCGCGCATGTGTTGCGGCCGTATCAGGTCGAGGGATTCCGCTGGCTCAACGCCGTGGCCGACAAGGGTTTCGGCGGCATTCTGGCCGACGAGATGGGCCTGGGCAAGACCGTACAGATGCTTTCGTATTTGGTTTCGCGGCGAAATGAGCAGCGCAATATCGGGCCGAATCTGATTGTCTGTCCGGCGTCACTGGTCTATAACTGGGCCGCCGAATGCGCCAAATTCGCCCCTGAGCTCAAGGTGCAGGTGCTTGCCGGCTCCAAGGCCGCCCGCCGTGCGACGTTGAAGAACACCAAAGCGTGGTATGAGGGCGACAAAGTCGGCATTGAGACTACATCTAGTAGTCAGAATGAAACTGACGGCTGGCAAAGTGCCAGTAGTCCACAACCGATCGATGACGATGAGACCGTAAAGTGGGTCGCGCCGGACGTATTGATTACTTCGTACGATCTGCTGCGCCGCGATATCGACGATTACGACGGCCTCGAATGTTATTGTATGACACTTGACGAGGCGCAGTATATCAAGAACCACGCCACCAAATCCGCCCGCGCTGTACGGACCGTCAACGCGCGTCATCGTTTCGCGCTGACCGGCACACCAATCGAGAATCGACTTTCTGAACTGTGGAGCATCTTCGACTTCCTGATGCCAGGCATGCTGGGTACATACAAACACTTCCGCGACCGTTTCGAGATGCCGATTCTTTCCGGCGACGAGAATGCGCAGCGCAAGTTGCAGGCGTTCGTCGGTCCGTTCATCCTTCGGCGCCTGAAGTCGCAGGTCTTGAAGGACTTGCCTGACAAGATCGAAAATGTCATCACCGTCCAGCTTGAAGGGGAGCAGCGCAAGCTCTATGCCGCGCTCGAGCAGCAGCTGCGCGCCACTTTGAACAAACAGCGCGACATCGAATACAAGACCGGCAAGATTCAGATTCTGGCCCAGCTCACTCGTCTGCGCCAGGCCTGCTGCGACCCGCGACTGCTGTTCAGCAATGTCGGCAGCAACGTCGTCAAGAAGGACGCGCACGTCTGGGGCATGCCCAGCCGCGAGACCGAGCGTGCCGACGATGAGTCGATAGATGAGCTCAGCGAGACCGCCGACGCCTCGGCGAACGCGATTGTGGGGAATGACGGTTCAGCAGGGTATAACGCTTCGGATGCTTCGAAAGCCGGAACGTCAACTAAGCCGCGCAAGGTCAGTTCGGCGAAGCTCGATGCCATCGAGGAGCTAGTTTCCAGCTGCCAGGACGCCGGCCGCAAGATGCTGATTTTCTCGCAGTTCACCAGCTTCCTTGACCTGATCGCCGAGCGCCTGCGCAAGAACCACGTGGCCTACAACGTCATCACCGGCGCCACCCCCAAGCGCAAGCGCCTCGAGCTGGTCGACCAGTTCAACGCCGACGACACCCCGGTCTTCCTGATTTCCCTGAAGGCCGGCAACACGGGCCTGAACTTGACGGGCGCTTGTGTGGTCGTTCACGCCGACCCGTGGTGGAACGCCGCCGCGCAGGAGCAGGCCACCGACCGTGCCCACCGCATCGGCCAGACCCAGGACGTCAACGTCTACCAGATCGTAGCCAAAGACACCATCGAGGAGCGCATTCTCAAGATGCAGCAGTCCAAGAGCGACCTGGCCCATCGTTTCGTCGACAATGCCGGCACCGGCACCTCCGCCGGCATCTCGAACCTCACCAAGGACGACCTGCTGCAGCTGTTGGGATAA
- a CDS encoding PIN domain-containing protein, with protein sequence MKNKIFIDTNFLLDIMITDRPNSGAAFSFFKSIDGHHEPHVAVCAGSLKDAYYISRHDLSETKRRNWIRRFTDAFEILPIDKAVCKIAVDSDEPDFEDGIIRACAERWRADCIVSRDAKAFLNASIPKIGTDEFISNLETKPYRS encoded by the coding sequence GTGAAAAATAAGATATTCATAGACACAAATTTCCTGCTTGACATCATGATTACCGATCGGCCCAATTCAGGAGCGGCATTTTCTTTCTTTAAAAGTATCGACGGTCATCACGAACCCCATGTCGCAGTTTGTGCAGGAAGTCTTAAAGATGCTTACTACATTTCACGGCATGACTTGTCGGAAACGAAACGACGCAATTGGATACGCCGTTTCACCGATGCATTCGAAATTCTCCCGATCGACAAAGCCGTTTGCAAGATCGCCGTTGATTCCGACGAACCTGACTTCGAAGACGGCATCATTCGCGCATGCGCAGAACGGTGGAGAGCAGATTGCATTGTCTCTCGCGACGCCAAGGCATTTCTGAATGCTTCCATACCGAAAATTGGCACTGACGAATTCATTAGCAACTTGGAGACGAAACCGTACAGGTCCTAA
- a CDS encoding type II toxin-antitoxin system RelB/DinJ family antitoxin translates to MAKLTMNIDPELKDDAAALFEDMGLNMTTAITMFLKQSVRDGMLPFQPSSYPTGFKVGYPKHQMDHKKMIEEAEADRASVKLPSYAGRLTPDDIKEELSRREK, encoded by the coding sequence ATGGCAAAATTGACGATGAACATCGATCCGGAACTCAAAGATGACGCTGCTGCACTGTTCGAAGACATGGGACTCAACATGACCACGGCCATCACCATGTTCCTCAAGCAAAGCGTACGCGACGGCATGCTCCCCTTCCAACCATCCTCCTACCCCACCGGGTTCAAGGTCGGCTATCCGAAGCACCAGATGGACCACAAGAAGATGATCGAAGAGGCGGAAGCCGATAGAGCATCGGTAAAACTGCCATCGTATGCTGGAAGACTTACTCCCGACGACATCAAAGAGGAGCTGTCACGCCGTGAAAAATAA